A part of Chanos chanos chromosome 9, fChaCha1.1, whole genome shotgun sequence genomic DNA contains:
- the loxl5a gene encoding lysyl oxidase-like 5a — protein sequence MVCQHSLETANDTEGSVVLTVQLCNLGGQSSVDVTGGQCAKTDVKDKAPQGTETLALLLIILSTGQRHARERNGPRGHRIQWESNGQMYSLLSSGSKYHSPAAPRSRTQFFLTRHLSPTPRRPTSRNPARTSHRALQSDSASELTRESEAHVSSPEVSHFFSASGPLTDESNRPLPLRREAVTTHRGENLFTQDAVVSSISVVRTTVTPSDFSGNGVSRRQHADVSVPERIPLSPQVSVSTTSGRGISTERPMTGRRNDSREGGGPLGTNNASGGSHTYTAEPVDSNPPRNLMVSNTSPPSLADDNVDTRTIQALPGQAGERDDIVSEDGRNPDSSSRNSVFYNLYPPVGRNRGLSRQPAGSGLGTRHFLDGLPDLIPDPYYIQAASYIQRVQMYALRCAAEENCLARSAYRSSVRDIDYRVLLRFPQRVKNQGTADFLPVKPRHEWEWHSCHQHYHSMEAFSNYDLLDVSTGEKVAEGHKASFCLEDTNCDPGVRRRYACTAHTQGLGPGCYDTYHANIDCQWIDITDVPPGNYILKVTVNPGFLVQESDFSNNVARCNIRYTGTYVQANNCRITG from the exons TCTGCTGATCATTTTAAGTACCGGACAGCGCCACGCGCGCGAGCGTAATGGACCTAGGGGGCACAGAATTCAGTGGGAGAGCAACGGTCAAATGTACAGTTTACTGAGCAGCGGGTCCAAGTATCATTCTCCGGCGGCACCTAGGAGCCGTACGCAGTTCTTTTTGACCAGACACCTGTCTCCGACACCTCGACGCCCGACTTCTAGAAACCCAGCTAGGACTTCTCATCGCGCATTACAGTCTGATTCTGCCTCTGAGCTCACTCGCGAATCTGAAGCCCACGTTTCAAGTCCTGAAGTCAGCCACTTTTTTAGCGCCAGTGGTCCCTTAACGGACGAAAGTAATCGCCCCTTGCCGCTTCGCAGGGAGGCAGTGACCACCCATCGAGGAGAAAACCTATTTACCCAAGACGCTGTGGTAAGCAGCATATCGGTTGTCAGGACTACGGTGACACCTTCAGATTTTTCTGGAAACGGAGTTTCGAGGAGACAGCACGCAGATGTATCGGTTCCAGAACGGATACCCTTGTCACCACAGGTTTCAGTATCGACAACATCGGGTCGCGGAATATCGACCGAAAGACCAATGACCGGGCGACGGAATGATTCAAGGGAAGGTGGAGGTCCACTAGGAACTAATAATGCCTCGGGGGGCAGTCACACCTACACAGCAGAACCAGTTGATTCCAATCCCCCGAGAAACCTAATGGTTTCCAACACTTCTCCTCCTTCACTGGCCGATGACAATGTAGACACACGTACTATTCAGGCACTGCCGGGACAGGCAGGGGAAAGAGACGACATAGTAAGTGAGGACGGTCGAAACCCCGATTCCAGCAGCAGAAACTCTGTTTTCTACAACCTGTACCCCCCAGTCGGCAGAAACAGGGGTTTGTCGCGTCAGCCAGCAGGATCTGGTTTAGGCACCAGACATTTTCTTGATG GTCTACCCGACCTTATCCCCGATCCCTACTACATACAAGCTGCCTCTTACATTCAGCGCGTGCAGATGTACGCGCTCCGATGTGCTGCTGAAGAGAACTGCCTAGCACG GTCAGCGTACAGGTCGAGCGTGCGAGACATTGACTACAGGGTGCTGCTTCGGTTCCCCCAGAGGGTGAAGAACCAGGGAACGGCCGATTTCCTCCCCGTCAAACCGCGGCACGAGTGGGAATGGCACAGCTGCCATCA ACATTACCATAGCATGGAGGCTTTCAGCAACTATGACCTGCTGGATGTCTCGACGGGTGAAAAGGTCGCTGAAGGTCACAAAGCTAGTTTCTGTCTGGAAGACACGAACTGTGACCCGGGGGTTCGACGCCGGTATGCCTGCACGgctcacacacag GGTCTGGGCCCAGGTTGCTATGATACCTACCATGCCAACATTGATTGCCAGTGGATTGACATCACAGATGTTCCCCCAGGAAACTATATCCTGAAG GTCACGGTGAACCCAGGTTTCCTAGTACAGGAATCTGATTTCTCCAACAACGTGGCGAGGTGCAATATCAGGTACACAGGGACTTACGTACAGGCGAACAACTGTAGGATAACAGGGTAA